The DNA segment TTCCTAGTTCAACAGCAGTTACACCTTTTAGTGTAACCTGAAATTTTATTCCTACCTATCAGAATGACTCAATTCAACATCCTGGCAACCAAATTTTTGGTTGTGACCAAAGTTTGAGAAAGGTTGGTCTATGTAAATTCAATTACTATAGAATTATGGCTAAtggataatacatataataattcaTGTCACATTTATTAAACAGAACAACATGGCCCATAAATGACTTTTACATGCATGGTAATGATCTCTACATCCCTAAACAGCAGGGGAAGAATTGCCATGCACTATAAGTGGAcgctttgttcttttttatacatgttagctgatcttgaAAAACACATTTGAAATTGTAAATTTTTCTTATAACTCTATATACTCAAATTGccgttctttgtttttcttttgttttgttttccctaATTGCTTAAAGGTTGACAAGTGCCACAACAGAATCTGTGCTAAACTTCTGCTGTTTACTGTACAAATCAGCAAATTTTGAATGGATTTTGAATTCTTTTTAGCTgcaagacaataaaaataaaatataaagatccTCTCCCTCCAATAAGGGTCTTCATTTTTAGAGAATGCATGCTCATCCCTCTGAATACAGGGTATGATACAGAAGCAAACAGAAtttgtaaataataaaataacagtacTCAAAAGCTTaaaggtttcatttttttttttttataatttttctaaaAACATGTGAACTGGCAGACTGTAGAACTAACCTGAATGATAgtgaaagataatattaatgatgtctTGGTCACCCCATGTTATAGCCAGCTTGTAGTGCTTGTAGATTGGAACCACATACTCCTCCCATCCAAATTTTCGGAGTCTAGTAAGGTTCATCAGCATCACTCCCGAGTTCACACCTGTCATCAGAAGAAATTTTTTCAATACTGGAATCCATTATCAGCATCTTAAGTTTTCAAGGTGAATACATCCAATATAATGGGATAGTGACACTGGCTATTGTGCAATGATATAGGATATAAATTATGAATTCAAAATAGTTGTCATCAAATTATCTATCAACTTTAATATTCATACAACAACTTTAACTAGAATTCCTTTTAAAAAGTTAGGGTAATCTACATTATGAAAAAGCTTCAAATGTTTTATATGTAAAATGTGGAGTTGCATTTATTTCTCATCCTGATTTAGATTTGGGCTGGAAAGGACAGTTGCAGTAAGTTGTATCTATTGTGcaatattattgacattattgcagAAAATAGTTGAAAGCTCACCTAATCTACCATAATAGGGATGCTTGGCAAACCGGTTATACCACCCCGTGGCTAAATCTTCATGTTCTGGAGCCATTGCCGCCATGTGTGATGCATTCATGGCACTAAAGTGTTTCCAAAGCTCTTCTAAAGGTGCAAGAAACATCACATCTGTGTCTACATACACCAATGCATCCACATCCTTTAACAAGGACTGAAAACAGTGATAAATGTTACTCTCAATAATACTAGGAAATCAATAATGCAAAATACAtttaccacacatacacaaatatgtcaaTATACATTTCTGCCTGAATCACAAAATGTTTTAACAGCATACTACATAGAAATTTTGTGATAGCTgacagctctgtgtgtgtgtgtgtgtgtgtgtgtgtgtgtgtgtgtgtgtgtgtgtgtgtgtgtgtgtgtgtgtgtgtgtgtgtgtgtgtgtgtgtgtgtgtgtatgtgtgtgtgtgtgtgtgtgtgcgtgtgtgtgtgtgcgtgtgtgtgtgtgcgtgtgtgtgtgtgtgtgtgtgtgtgtgtgcgtgtgtgtgtgcatgcatgcatgcgtgagttagtgcgtgcgtgtgtgtgtgtgtgtgtgtgtgtgtgtgtgtgtgtgtgtgtgtgtgtgtgtgtgtgtgtgtgtgtgtgtgtgtgtgtgcatgcgtatgtgtgcgcgtgtgtattgatgtgtgtgtatgtgcgcatgtgtatgtgttgatgtgcgtgtgtgttgatgtgtgtgtgtgtgtgcgcacgtgtgtgtgtgtgtgtgtgtgtgtgcacacgtgtgtgtgtgtgtgtgtgtgtgtgtgtgtgtgtgtgtgtgtgtgtgtgtgtgtgtgtgtgtgtgtgcgcacgtgtgtgtgttgatgtgtgtgtgtgcgcacgtgtatgtgttgatgtgtgtgtgttgatgtgtgtgtgttgatgtgtgtgtgttgatgtgtgtgtgtgcacacgtgtgtgtgttgatgtgtgtgcgtgcccacgtgtgtgtgttgatgtgtgtgtgtgtgtgtgcgtgtgtatgtgtgtgcgtgtgtgtgtgtgttggtgtgtgtgtgtgtgtgtgttggtgtgtgtgtgtgtgtgtgttggtgtgagtgtgtgtgtgttggtatgtgtgtttgtgtttgtatgggtgtgtgtgtgtgtgtgtgtgtttgtgtgtgtgtgtgtgtgtgtgtgtgtgtgtgtgtgtgtatgtgtgtgtgtgtgttggtgtgtgtgtgtgtgtgtgtgtgtgtgtgtgtgtgtgtgtgtgtgtgtgtgtgtgtgtgtgtgtgttggtgtgtgtgtgtgtgtgtgtgtgtgttggtgtgtgtgtgtgtgtgtgtgtgtgtgtgtgcgtgtgcgtgtgtgtgtgtgtgtgtgtgtgtgtgtgtgtgtgtgtgtgtgtgtgtgtgtgcgtgtgcgtgtgtgtgtgtgtctgtgtgtgtgtgtgtgtgtgtgtgtgtgtgtgttggtgtgagggtgtgtgtgcgggcgcgtgtatgtgtgtgt comes from the Penaeus vannamei isolate JL-2024 chromosome 8, ASM4276789v1, whole genome shotgun sequence genome and includes:
- the LOC113812308 gene encoding glucoside xylosyltransferase 2 (The sequence of the model RefSeq protein was modified relative to this genomic sequence to represent the inferred CDS: added 6 bases not found in genome assembly), with amino-acid sequence MPSLLKDVDALVYVDTDVMFLAPLEELWKHFSAMNASHMAAMAPEHEDLATGWYNRFAKHPYYGRLGVNSGVMLMNLTRLRKFGWEEYVVPIYKHYKLAITWGDQDIINIIFHYHSDKLYVYGCEYNLRPDHCMYMSVCKAAEKHGVFVLHGNRGTFHSDKQPAFRAVYRAWEEYKLGDDLRQNLYYPMQRYLIKTTNTNCGKIHSAYLKALGSLVRLR